CGGAAAACTAAAAGAAGTTGGTTTGATGAATCAGCGACCATTTAGAAGTCCTCATCATACAATATCTAATGTAGCTTTAGTAGGAGGAGGGAGTTATCCCCAGCCAGGTGAAATTTCTATGGCGCATAATGGCGTTTTGTTTTTAGACGAATTGCCAGAATTCAAACGTGATGTTTTAGAAGTAATGCGTCAGCCATTAGAGGATCGAGAAGTTACAATTTCTAGAGCTAAATTTACTGTAACATATCCCTCGTCTTTTATGCTTGTTGCAAGTATGAATCCGAGTCCGAGTGGTTTTTTTAACGATCCTGATTCGCCTCAAACGTCCTCTCCTCATGAAATGCAACGGTATTTAAGTAAAATATCCGGACCTTTACTAGACCGAATTGACATACATATTGAAGTAACACCTGTTCCTTTTGAAAAACTTTCAGATAATCAAAAAGCAGAAAGCAGCGTAGCAATTAGAAAACGAGTGACTTCGGCTCGTGAAATTCAAACCAGCCGTTTCGAACAAATGGAAAACATACATTATAATGCACAAATGAATTCCAAGCAAATTAGAGAATATTGTGTCCTTAATGAAGAGTCTAAACTATTACTAAAAACAGCTATGGAACGATTAAATCTTTCAGCAAGGGCGTATGACAGGATTCTTAAAGTATCTAGAACTATTGCAGATTTAGAAGCCGCACTAGATGTTAATTCCTCTCATATTGCAGAAGCTATTCAGTATAGAAGTTTAGATCGTGATGGTTGGTTGGGGTGATTTTTGCTTATTGCTAGTTTGTAATGTAGCATTCCTTCTACTAGTCTCGTCTACACGAGTACCAGTTTTATTTATTATCAATTATTCGGTTTCGTAACTTCATAAATGGTTTTTCAATTAAGAGATTTACTAAATATGCTCCAATAGTACAAGTTACAATGCAGATAAGTACTATTAAATTACTTTCGACTTTTGTGTTTTCTAATAAATGTTGCGTTATGTGAATTATTCCTTTGTGTGTTAAGTAAATAGTAAATGATAATGTTGCTATAAATGTTGTTGTTTTTGATTTTAATTTAAAAAGAAAACTATTTGGACTTATTGCACCAATTACTAAAAATCCGTAACCAATTGCAATTAAAGGAAAACCAAAAATAGAAGCATAAAATGTTTGCTGTTCATAACACACGAAATAGGCACAAGTTAAAATTATTAAGCTCAATATTATATTCAGATTTCCAAATTTTGATAATTTGTTCCAAAAATCTGGAAGAAACTGATAAATTCCAGCGATTGAAACTCCAACTAAAAGTCCGTCAAGTCTATTATAAGTTGGATAATAAATAAACTTGTACCAATATAACCAAGAGTTTTCATCGTTTATTTTTGGAATGTAAAAATTGTTCCAGCTATAAATCCTGATTGCAAAACCAAAAATAAATAGAAACACTAATAACCAATACGATTTCTTAAAAAGATTTTTAGTTTGTAATACAATTAAGATAATAGGCAAGAAAAAGTAAAAGTGTTCTTCCACACATAAAGACCATGCGTGAGAAAAAGTCCCATAATCTTTTAAGTTTGTTCCAAAGTTTTGAGTAAAAGTCAAAAATTTCCAAATTGCGGGTAAACTTTCCTTTTCTCTAAAAATGGGAAAAATAAAATAAATTCCAACAACTACTATATAAGCTGGAATAATTCTAAAAAATCTTTTTAAAAAGAATTCTTTGTATGAAATATTTTTTTCTTGTTTGATTTTCAAAAATAATTGAGATGAAATTAAAAAACCACTTAACACAAAAAATAAATCAACTCCTGTCCAGCCAAATCTTGCATAATCAGGTAACCATTTTGGTTCTCCACCACTTAATATGAAATAATGAAAAAAGAAAACTAACAAAATTGCCAATGCTCTTAAATGATCTAATCCGTTAAATTTTTCTGTTTTTATATTATCTGAAACCACAATAATTTATTTTTCTCTCTTTAAGTTTTCTGTTCTATCTCTGTAGCTCAAAAGTGGATACTAAATGATAAATTGGCACTACTCTGCTTTGTAAAGCTACCCAATTTTGGTTTGCTTTGCGCTATTAATTATTTTTTTGTTGTAAGTCAGCAAACGTATTGCCTTATTTAATATCACCTGATTTAAAGCCTTTGTTTAAACATTCTTTTCCGTTGTTGCTAGTCTTCGGCCAGTTCCAGTGGGGCTTAAACCTCAATTTCGTCAAACGGCTTTCGTGGGTTTTTTTTTTATTTTTCTGCTTTTATTTTATAAATATTTTTCCAAGTAATTAATAACAATAATAGTACACTAAAAGTCCAAATTGAAACTAATTTTGGTGAGCCTAAAATCCAATATTCACTTAGTATTTCTTTGCTTAATAATGTGTTCAGTACTACTAAAATAATTAAGATATATAAAATAGTAGGAATCAATAAGAAAAGTAAAAACCACCCAATTTTATTTTTATTTTCTATTATTTTATATGCTTTTATTAATGGAAAAAGCGTCAATAATAAAATTCCAATTAATCCAATAATCCAAGCTAATGTATGATTGTTTAGAAGTTTATTTAATACCGTAATTTCATCCCCAATTCCTAATATAGCATTTAGTATTCTTGCAAATGGTAGAGAGGCAAATAGTAATGAAAATCCTAAAATTTTCTTATTCTCAGATTCGTTTTTCTTAATCATTAAATAACCTACCCATATTATAATGAATGTGAAAACTGGACCAGCAACTGTTGCCCATATAGCAAAAGGATTATTACAACTTTCGCAAATCCCCCAATTGTTAAAATCTCGTAAACCCCAACATCCGCATATTATTCTACCAACAGTTGTATGCACAATTTCGTGAGCTTCCCCAAGTACAAATGTCAACGCCATAAAAGCAATTATAAATTTAAAATTAAGTTTTATTTTCATTTTTTTTAGTTTTCTATTTTGTTCAGCTAAAATGATGTAGAATTAATAAATATATGATAATCAGTTTTTTTAAATATATTGGTTTACGCTATTAATTGTTTTTATTGTAAGTCAGCAAACGTGTTGCCTTGTTTGATATCACCTGATTTAAAACCTTTGTTAAACCAAAACATTCTTTGCTCAGAAGTTCCATGAGTAAATGAATCTGGGACAACTTGTCCTTGCATTTTACTTTGAATGGCATCATCACCTACAGCATTTGCTGCACTTAAGGCTTCTTCAATATCACCAGGTTCTAGAATATTTTTCATTTTTTGATTGTAATGTGTCCAAAGTCCGGCATAAAAATCGGCTTGTAATTCAAGAGAAACGGAGAGTTTATTTCCTTCAACTTCGTTTTTGCCTCCTTGTAGCTCCTGAACTTTACTAGAGGTTCCTAACAATGTTTGAATATGGTGTCCAAATTCGTGAGCAATTACATAAGCAACTGCAAAATCTCCACCTTCGGCACCAAATTTTGTTCGTAATTCTTCAAAAAATGACATATCCATATAAATTGTTTTATCTCCAGGACAATAGAATGGACCTGAAGCAGAACTTGCGCCACCACAAGCGGTTTCTACTTGTCCGCTAAACAAAACTAATTTTGGAGCTTCAAAGGGTAAATTGTTTTCTTGGAATATTTTTGCCCAAACGTCTTCGTTGTCAACTAATATAGCATTAACAAATTTTCCTTCTTCAATTTCTGAATCTGTCAATGCTCTTGTTTCTGTTTGTGCGGGTTGTTGATTGTTGAATTGTTCTAATATTGGGGTTAACATTTGAGCATTTTCACCACCAAAAGTATTTAATAGTAAGATTACAATTCCTACAATTCCACCACCTAGAATTGTTTTTCCTCCAGAAGACATTCCTCTGCGGTCTTCCATATTTTCACTTTGTCTTCTGCCGCTCCATTTCATAGTATTGTTTTTTTAGATTAAAAAATCGTATTGTATCAGTAGGTTTTGTTAGGTATTATTTTACCCATTTTAAAACAGTTTCCTCAATTATTCCTTTTAATATTGGTTTTGAAATGTAATCATCCATGCCCGCATTAAGACATTTTTCTCTTTCTTCTTTTTCGGTTCCTGCAGTAATAGCGATTATAGGAATGGTTTTTCCAAGTTCAAATTCTCTAATTGCTTTGGTAGCTTCATACCCATTCATTATTGGCATTTGAATATCCATAAAAATTATATTAGGTTTTATGGTTTCAAATTGGTCTACAGCATCTTTTCCGTTTTTAATTTCGTAAATTAAACTCTCTTTAAATAAATTCTTGAGAATCGTTTTTAGTAATAACATGTTAATACTATTATCTTCAACAATCATTATTTTTAGATTTCTATGGGTTTCTTTAATTTCAAAAAACATGTCATCTGTACTAGTTTTTTGATTTTCTAGATCCTCCTCCTCTTCTTCTGTACGAAAAGTAGCGGTTTTTAAATTTAAATCAAAATAGAATGTACTTCCAATAGCTATACTACTTTCCAGTTGTAAATGACTATCCATTAAAGCTAATAACTGGTTTGATATTGTTAAACCTAATCCTGTGCCACCAAATTTTCGGGTAGTGGAACCATCTTCTTGTGAAAACGCTTGAAAAATTTTCTTTTTATTTTTTTCGAGTATTCCAATACCAGAATCAATTACAGCAAATCGGAGAATAGTATTCAGCTCTTCCTTTTTGTCGAGAACAGTTACATTTAATTGAATGGTTCCTTTTTCGGTAAATTTCACCGCATTCGACAATAAATTAATTAGGATTTGTTTTAACCTTACGATATCAGTCCAAAAATATT
Above is a window of Flavobacterium sp. 123 DNA encoding:
- a CDS encoding YifB family Mg chelatase-like AAA ATPase — translated: MLVKVYGSAVFGVEATTVTVEVNIDKGIGYHLVGLPDNAIKESSYRIAAAMKNNGYAMPGKKITINMAPADLRKEGSAYDLTLAMGILVASGQIKSNEIDQYIIMGELSLDGSLQPIRGALPIAIKAKEEGFKGFFLPKQNVKEAAIVLGLDVYGIENIKDIIDFMEGNGSIEPTIIDTRAEFYKTLDFPEFDFSDVKGQESIKRCMEIAAAGGHNIILIGPPGAGKTMLAKRLPSILPPMTLREALETTKIHSVAGKLKEVGLMNQRPFRSPHHTISNVALVGGGSYPQPGEISMAHNGVLFLDELPEFKRDVLEVMRQPLEDREVTISRAKFTVTYPSSFMLVASMNPSPSGFFNDPDSPQTSSPHEMQRYLSKISGPLLDRIDIHIEVTPVPFEKLSDNQKAESSVAIRKRVTSAREIQTSRFEQMENIHYNAQMNSKQIREYCVLNEESKLLLKTAMERLNLSARAYDRILKVSRTIADLEAALDVNSSHIAEAIQYRSLDRDGWLG
- a CDS encoding acyltransferase: MVSDNIKTEKFNGLDHLRALAILLVFFFHYFILSGGEPKWLPDYARFGWTGVDLFFVLSGFLISSQLFLKIKQEKNISYKEFFLKRFFRIIPAYIVVVGIYFIFPIFREKESLPAIWKFLTFTQNFGTNLKDYGTFSHAWSLCVEEHFYFFLPIILIVLQTKNLFKKSYWLLVFLFIFGFAIRIYSWNNFYIPKINDENSWLYWYKFIYYPTYNRLDGLLVGVSIAGIYQFLPDFWNKLSKFGNLNIILSLIILTCAYFVCYEQQTFYASIFGFPLIAIGYGFLVIGAISPNSFLFKLKSKTTTFIATLSFTIYLTHKGIIHITQHLLENTKVESNLIVLICIVTCTIGAYLVNLLIEKPFMKLRNRIIDNK
- a CDS encoding neutral zinc metallopeptidase, whose protein sequence is MKWSGRRQSENMEDRRGMSSGGKTILGGGIVGIVILLLNTFGGENAQMLTPILEQFNNQQPAQTETRALTDSEIEEGKFVNAILVDNEDVWAKIFQENNLPFEAPKLVLFSGQVETACGGASSASGPFYCPGDKTIYMDMSFFEELRTKFGAEGGDFAVAYVIAHEFGHHIQTLLGTSSKVQELQGGKNEVEGNKLSVSLELQADFYAGLWTHYNQKMKNILEPGDIEEALSAANAVGDDAIQSKMQGQVVPDSFTHGTSEQRMFWFNKGFKSGDIKQGNTFADLQ